In bacterium, a genomic segment contains:
- a CDS encoding CoA transferase — protein MASPLDGIRVLDLTRYLAGPFCTMMLADYGADVVKVEAREGREFRPAGAARDTYFFLSANRGKRSITLDLRKPKGKQVLLRLLEATDVVVENFRPGVMERLGLGGEALISRFPRLIYCGISGFGRTGPYAERPGFDQIAQGMSGFMALTGTEASGPTRAGIAISDLLGGLFAAHGIQLALLARERTGRGQIVDTSLLEATIGVLTWGAGMYFDAGRDPGPAGQHHPLSSPYGRFEARDGFLNLAAGSDAMWGKVAETLGRADWLDEERFCDAPARVRNREELTAEIEAVLGGADVAEWVGRFNRAGVPCGPVLTIAQVFEDPHVLARGMLAELPHPEIGTFKTTGLPVKLSDTPGRIERRPPLHGEHTHEVLVENGWDETEIAGLRDDEVI, from the coding sequence GTGGCCTCTCCTCTCGACGGAATTCGTGTCCTGGATCTGACCCGCTATCTGGCCGGACCGTTCTGCACGATGATGTTGGCCGACTACGGCGCCGACGTCGTCAAGGTGGAGGCGCGGGAAGGCCGGGAGTTTCGTCCCGCCGGCGCTGCGCGCGACACGTATTTCTTCTTGTCCGCGAATCGGGGCAAGCGTTCGATCACCCTCGATCTGCGCAAGCCGAAGGGGAAACAGGTCTTGCTGCGCCTACTGGAGGCGACGGACGTCGTGGTCGAGAACTTCCGGCCCGGCGTGATGGAGCGGCTTGGCCTCGGGGGCGAGGCGTTGATTTCGCGCTTTCCACGATTGATCTATTGCGGCATCTCTGGCTTCGGACGCACGGGGCCCTACGCCGAGCGGCCCGGTTTCGATCAGATCGCCCAGGGCATGAGTGGCTTCATGGCCCTGACGGGAACCGAGGCGAGCGGGCCGACCCGCGCGGGCATCGCCATTTCGGATCTGCTGGGTGGCTTGTTTGCGGCTCACGGCATCCAACTCGCACTCTTGGCACGTGAGCGGACCGGTCGCGGGCAGATCGTGGATACGTCACTGCTCGAGGCGACGATCGGCGTGCTCACCTGGGGCGCAGGGATGTACTTCGATGCGGGACGCGATCCGGGGCCCGCGGGTCAACACCATCCTCTCTCGTCGCCCTACGGCAGATTCGAAGCACGCGATGGATTCCTCAACCTGGCGGCCGGAAGCGATGCGATGTGGGGGAAAGTGGCTGAGACGCTCGGTCGCGCCGACTGGCTCGATGAGGAGCGTTTCTGCGACGCGCCCGCACGCGTGCGGAACCGCGAAGAACTCACCGCGGAGATCGAGGCGGTGTTAGGGGGAGCCGACGTCGCGGAATGGGTCGGCCGCTTCAACCGGGCAGGTGTTCCCTGTGGTCCGGTGCTCACGATTGCCCAGGTGTTCGAGGATCCCCACGTGCTGGCGCGCGGCATGCTGGCGGAACTTCCCCATCCAGAGATCGGCACGTTCAAGACGACGGGTCTGCCGGTCAAGCTCTCGGATACGCCCGGACGCATCGAACGGCGTCCGCCGCTGCACGGGGAACACACGCACGAGGTCCTGGTCGAGAACGGGTGGGATGAGACGGAGATCGCTGGACTACGCGACGATGAAGTGATCTAG